TAGAACCCGCTACATCCTCGAGATAGACAAGACTCGCTCGGATTGTATCCGTTGGCACATGAATTCTCGAACTTAAATCGATTGTTATTGTGGAGCTTGTCCATGAAACCTCCGGGTCGCTGGACCCAAAAGTCGTTCCCAAAGCAGAGATGGAAATCGAGCTCTCATCGAGGGCATTAGAGCCAGCTGTATAGCCGAATTCTATAATAGGGTCGCAAGCCGTGAGGCTCCCTGTAGGCGGCATGACGCTGTTTATTACTATCGGCTCGAAATCGCCTGTATCACGAGGAAAAGCATCGGTGACCATAATAAAAAAGGTATCGGTGCCGGTGGCGTATATGGCATCGCCATCGATGACCACATCTGTGATATTAGAACGAGTATCGACCTGCACTAACTGCACAGGGCTGGACGGTATGGAGAAATCGATTGCGCGAAGTCCACCCTCGCCATCGGCAAGAGCTAGCCTATCCCCCACAATAAAACACCTTCTAGCATCGCTATTTGAAGGCGCAAACCACGCGCCCAATGGATCTATCGTCGTCGGTGATGGTATTCCGAAAAACCTTACGCTTGCTGTATCCGCACCGACATAAGCGCCATCACAACAAACAATTTTGTCGTGTCGCGCTATCTCGAGATCGAGTGTATTACCCGGCGTGTCTGCACTCATCAGAAGCACAGGCATCGTGGGAGTGCTGACATCGAGTGCTGCGAGACCCATATCCCCGAGACCGACATAAACTACATCGCCGCTCACTGCAACCGACCTGACCATCGGGAAGGGTGTGCTGGGAACATATCCACCAGTATAGGTTAAAGAGTAACCGGCAAGTCTGTAAATTGCTAGATGGCTTTGCACGGCGAGGAAAACCAGATCCCCCTCCACCTCGATATCCCAGCCACTTGTGCCGCCATAATTAACGCTAGAAAGCTCGCTTAGGTCATTGGGGTCTGATATATCGACTACATGAACTTCCGATATACCAACAACAACTGCCATATCACCTATAAAATCAAGATTCCTGACATATTCTCCCAAATTAAGTGTGTCGAGAATGTTATCACTCACCGGGTCATAGCTGATTACATAATAATAGTCGAGGATATAGACAATGCCCTCATCGATAGCGCAAGCCTGCGCGTTTCTGAAACCACCGATTTTATCGACAATAGTTATAGTCTCTGACATCACACCAAAAGCAAAAACCATCATAAGCACTACGATTATTTTGAGCTTACTCATTTAAAACTCCATTCTTTTGACTATCGGATGAATTCGAAAAATACCCTGTCATCAACCTTTTTGCGCTCGACCTCTCGCGCTTTTTCAAGTATAGACACCGCTTTGAAAACCTCATGTTCATTAATTCCAAGGCTTTTCGCTATACCAGAAACTGTCTCCGGGCGTCTTTTAATTAACCCACGAACTTCTTCGATAACATTGGCATAGTGTGAATCAATATCCTTAGCCTTAAAACTCTCTATCACCCTTGCGGACCCACCAATAATATCTCGGGCTTTTTTTAATCTCTCCGCGTCGATAGGCTTCGCGAAACTCTCCGCAGGCGGACGATATATTGTCCCAACCCATACGCCATCCGGGGAGATAATTTTCACCAAATCCGCTAATTTAGCCAGATGTTCATCCGAATCATTCAGCCCGGCTATCAATACAATCTCGAAAAGAAGTTTACCTTTATATTCCCGAGAAAACTGAAGAAGCCCATCGATAATCTTATCGAAATCGAGGTCGGGATGCGGACGATTCACTTTTCGAAATGTCTCCGTATCGGCAGAATCGAGATTAGGAATAACTACATCGGCATTTGCAAGCTCTTTCCGAACCTCTGGATTCCAAAGCAGCGTGCCATTTGTAAGAACACAAACCGGCGCAGTCTTGAGTCCCTTGGCAAATTCTATTATCATTCCGAGGTCGGAAGAAAGCGTCGGTTCACCGCTTCCAGAAAATGTAATATAATCCGCCTCGACCCCTTTATTAACCTTTTCCGCCAATTCTGCGATAACCGCCTCTGGATCTATAAATCTACGGCGAAAAGGCGCAAGTGGTGGATGGCTTCCAAGTTGGCAATACACACAATCGATAGTGCAACTCTTACCGTTAAATAGGTCAATACCCAGCGAACGCCCAAGCCTTCTCGATGGCACCGGTCCATAGACATACTTCGCCATTTACTTACCTCCCTCAGCAAGGTATTTTTTATAAGCCTTAAGTTTTTCGGCCACTTCCACATCATGGAGTGCAAAAACTCTTGCGGCAAATATAGCTGCGTTCTTCGCGCCGTGTTTGCCGATAGCCATTGTGGCTACAGGCGTAGAACCCGGCATCTGGACTATCGAAAGAAGAGCATCGATTCCACCCAACGGGCCACCATCGGCAGGCACGCCCACTACCGGCAGTGATGTCATGCTAGCCACCACTCCCGGAAGATGTGCCGCCAATCCC
The sequence above is drawn from the bacterium genome and encodes:
- a CDS encoding radical SAM protein; the encoded protein is MAKYVYGPVPSRRLGRSLGIDLFNGKSCTIDCVYCQLGSHPPLAPFRRRFIDPEAVIAELAEKVNKGVEADYITFSGSGEPTLSSDLGMIIEFAKGLKTAPVCVLTNGTLLWNPEVRKELANADVVIPNLDSADTETFRKVNRPHPDLDFDKIIDGLLQFSREYKGKLLFEIVLIAGLNDSDEHLAKLADLVKIISPDGVWVGTIYRPPAESFAKPIDAERLKKARDIIGGSARVIESFKAKDIDSHYANVIEEVRGLIKRRPETVSGIAKSLGINEHEVFKAVSILEKAREVERKKVDDRVFFEFIR
- the purE gene encoding 5-(carboxyamino)imidazole ribonucleotide mutase gives rise to the protein MPKVAIVAGSSSDSPLIEVTEKMLDNFGIPHQTAIISAHRMPDKLREFATEASEKGFDMIIAIAGLAAHLPGVVASMTSLPVVGVPADGGPLGGIDALLSIVQMPGSTPVATMAIGKHGAKNAAIFAARVFALHDVEVAEKLKAYKKYLAEGGK